One Dictyoglomus thermophilum H-6-12 DNA window includes the following coding sequences:
- a CDS encoding HPr family phosphocarrier protein — MIVEKLTIKNKTGLHARPATLFVETAKKFKSKILVEKEGKKVDAKSLIGILSLGVEQGQDIVIHVEGPDEKEAFEELKRMIDSGLGEGE; from the coding sequence ATGATTGTAGAAAAATTAACTATAAAGAATAAAACAGGACTTCATGCAAGGCCTGCTACTTTGTTTGTAGAGACTGCTAAAAAATTTAAATCAAAAATTTTAGTAGAAAAGGAAGGGAAAAAAGTAGATGCTAAAAGTTTAATAGGTATATTATCCTTAGGGGTGGAGCAAGGCCAAGATATAGTTATTCATGTGGAAGGACCTGACGAAAAAGAGGCTTTTGAAGAGCTCAAGAGAATGATAGATTCTGGCCTTGGTGAGGGAGAGTAG
- the ptsP gene encoding phosphoenolpyruvate--protein phosphotransferase: MGIVLKGIGIGNKISIGKVFLYNKEKIEFSQEKDELPFEIKIRQLEESIEDVRRELEELYKSIKETFPREAEIFLFHKGILEDEYVIEKIKSYLAEGYSLVYSIERAFNEIKSEFEGMEQELFRERAKDIEDVEERLLKKILNINTSSLSSLPYPCIVVAKDLTPSDTANLDFINLLGFVTEEGSITSHTAILAQVFNIPAVVGVRGIIDQVKKAEEIIIDSGEGLVILNPTEEEKHFYSIKKDEKDKISRELIKFRDLPAITSKGRRIKVFANIGSEKEAEIAINMGAEGIGLFRTEFIFLDRNDPPSEEEQFRIYKRVAEIFKDKPVIIRTLDIGGDKEIPYLKLEKEKNPFLGVRGLRLCLLERELFKVQLRAILRASVFGNIWIMYPMVAIKEEVEEANKILEEVKQEFENEGKTFVRNIKVGIMVEIPSIALSLEEVIDIIDFVSIGSNDLIQYTFAADRTNEKLRYLYIPNHRAVVSLIKNVVDVCHKFGKEVGVCGEIAGDEEYVPLLVDLGVDELSMAPSKIPVIKKKIIEL; the protein is encoded by the coding sequence ATGGGTATTGTTTTAAAAGGTATTGGAATAGGTAATAAAATCTCTATTGGAAAAGTTTTTTTATACAATAAAGAAAAAATAGAATTTTCACAAGAAAAAGACGAACTTCCTTTCGAGATAAAAATTAGACAATTAGAAGAATCAATAGAGGATGTTAGGAGAGAATTAGAAGAACTTTATAAGAGTATAAAAGAGACTTTTCCTAGAGAAGCAGAGATTTTCCTTTTTCATAAAGGTATATTAGAGGATGAGTATGTAATTGAAAAAATTAAATCTTATTTAGCTGAGGGTTACTCTTTAGTTTATTCTATAGAGAGGGCCTTTAATGAGATAAAGAGTGAGTTTGAAGGAATGGAACAAGAACTTTTTAGGGAGAGAGCTAAAGACATTGAAGATGTTGAGGAAAGATTGTTAAAAAAAATTCTAAATATAAACACTTCTAGTTTATCAAGTTTACCTTATCCTTGTATTGTTGTAGCTAAAGATCTGACTCCTTCGGATACAGCTAATTTAGATTTTATAAATCTTTTAGGATTTGTAACAGAGGAGGGAAGTATAACTTCCCATACGGCTATACTTGCTCAGGTTTTCAATATTCCTGCTGTTGTTGGAGTTAGAGGGATAATTGATCAGGTAAAAAAAGCCGAAGAAATTATAATTGATAGCGGTGAGGGTTTAGTAATATTAAATCCTACGGAAGAAGAAAAGCACTTTTATTCTATTAAAAAAGATGAAAAAGATAAAATTTCTCGAGAATTAATAAAATTTAGAGATCTTCCTGCAATTACATCTAAAGGTAGAAGGATTAAAGTTTTTGCGAATATTGGTAGTGAAAAAGAGGCAGAGATTGCTATAAATATGGGAGCTGAGGGTATTGGGCTTTTTAGGACCGAATTTATTTTTTTAGACAGAAATGATCCACCTTCCGAGGAAGAACAGTTTAGAATATATAAAAGAGTAGCTGAAATTTTTAAGGATAAACCTGTCATAATTAGAACTCTTGATATAGGAGGAGATAAAGAAATACCTTATTTGAAATTAGAAAAAGAGAAAAATCCCTTCTTAGGAGTAAGAGGACTTAGACTTTGTTTGTTAGAGAGAGAACTTTTTAAAGTTCAGTTGAGAGCTATATTAAGAGCATCAGTATTTGGCAATATTTGGATAATGTATCCGATGGTTGCTATAAAAGAGGAAGTAGAGGAAGCTAACAAGATATTAGAGGAAGTTAAACAAGAATTTGAAAATGAGGGTAAAACCTTTGTAAGGAATATTAAGGTAGGTATTATGGTAGAGATTCCTTCCATAGCTCTATCTCTTGAAGAGGTTATAGATATTATTGATTTTGTAAGTATTGGGTCTAATGATCTTATACAGTACACTTTTGCTGCCGATAGGACAAACGAAAAATTAAGATATTTATACATTCCCAATCATAGGGCAGTGGTTAGTTTAATTAAGAATGTTGTAGATGTTTGTCATAAGTTTGGTAAGGAGGTGGGGGTTTGCGGAGAAATTGCAGGGGATGAAGAATATGTTCCTCTCCTTGTTGATTTAGGGGTAGATGAGCTTAGTATGGCTCCTTCCAAGATACCTGTGATAAAAAAGAAGATAATAGAATTATAG
- a CDS encoding TetR/AcrR family transcriptional regulator, whose protein sequence is MRISKDPEVRRQELVETALKLFLTKGYENTSVRDILREIKGSPGMFYYYFSSKEEIFEEAIKYYVENYIKELSHIFKDENLSLQEKYQKVVNAVVKAFEDMKSLSDIYYSPQYFPLRVKISFRILDSLQESFRELIDKIKKDKNLDSQRAATFILYGVYGLLHKDAEKLGEPKVIQNIMDFILDVTSKVLGLTKV, encoded by the coding sequence ATGAGAATAAGTAAGGATCCTGAAGTAAGGAGACAAGAATTAGTTGAGACTGCATTAAAATTGTTCTTAACCAAAGGTTATGAGAACACTTCTGTAAGGGATATTTTGAGAGAGATAAAAGGTTCTCCTGGTATGTTTTATTATTACTTTTCCTCCAAAGAGGAGATCTTTGAGGAGGCTATAAAGTATTATGTAGAGAACTATATAAAAGAGCTCTCTCATATTTTTAAGGATGAAAATTTATCTCTCCAAGAGAAATATCAAAAAGTAGTCAATGCAGTGGTAAAGGCCTTTGAGGATATGAAATCTCTCTCTGATATTTATTACAGCCCTCAATATTTTCCTTTAAGGGTTAAGATATCTTTTAGAATTCTCGATAGTTTACAGGAATCATTTAGAGAGTTAATAGATAAGATTAAAAAAGATAAGAATCTTGATTCTCAAAGGGCTGCTACTTTTATTCTTTATGGAGTGTATGGATTATTGCATAAAGATGCAGAAAAGTTAGGAGAACCTAAAGTTATTCAAAATATAATGGATTTTATTCTTGATGTTACGAGTAAAGTTTTAGGATTGACAAAGGTTTAG
- a CDS encoding efflux RND transporter permease subunit, with amino-acid sequence MKRIYLWAFRHSKLVILFSLALFAFSLYLTLNLKVNYDLYSLLPQDLSSVKALNTLRNVFKLGEEGYILIPFKDPKEVDEFKNKIARIEGVSKVSWISDYQDIFLPEYFWSENLKEKFIKDGYTFLKVDFLESSQSPLTKKASQEIRKILPKGAYFTGNVAIAEDLSNLTQRETAKYLLIGSIFVIIFLFFLLPSMYVPILIYYNIFLAILVNTAISTLIGQEISFLTRMLVSILQMGVTMDYAIFLYHRYEEEAKNHSREEAGWIAVKTTATSIIASAGTTIAGFLAMTQMKFGLGRDMGFILARGVLISLIFSLTILPVLFYHFYNKWANAKRWVLRLSGERLFNFIVKARPVIFAMFIVGVLAILLAPRFPMDYKLLRGFPENVSSMVGQRKMEEIFEKKSTIFLVGQETPKNWQEILKILKNENNITGIIGYYDMVDPLLPEYMVPENVVKNFFKDGLSYMALDTKFEYGTSDSYKFVEGLRENIEKKYNVKITGVPVLNYDLRNVTTNDLNRVNLLSILAIFLIIALSFLSVPVPFLLVLVIEMAITVNLLIDYLTYGFVFFSSNLFIGAIQLGATIDYAVLLTSRYLEAKSKGFDKASAAHFAFEGINSILTSAGTMFFIALPLGIFSEIFMAQNLAMLVSRGAIISVLFVTMFIIPLLVTFDPIIEKLTFIRKEGK; translated from the coding sequence ATGAAGAGGATTTATCTTTGGGCATTTAGGCATTCTAAGCTTGTTATTCTATTCTCCTTAGCTTTGTTTGCTTTTTCTCTGTATCTTACTTTAAATTTAAAAGTTAACTATGACTTATATTCTCTTCTTCCTCAGGATTTGTCATCGGTAAAAGCTTTAAATACTTTAAGAAATGTTTTCAAATTAGGTGAAGAAGGTTATATATTAATTCCTTTTAAGGATCCAAAAGAAGTAGACGAGTTTAAAAACAAAATTGCAAGAATAGAGGGAGTCTCTAAAGTTTCATGGATATCTGATTATCAAGATATTTTTCTTCCTGAATATTTTTGGAGCGAGAATTTAAAAGAAAAATTTATAAAAGATGGGTATACTTTTTTAAAGGTTGACTTCTTGGAATCTTCTCAAAGCCCTCTTACTAAGAAAGCCTCTCAAGAGATAAGAAAAATTCTTCCTAAGGGTGCCTATTTCACAGGAAACGTTGCTATAGCTGAGGATTTAAGTAATTTAACTCAGAGAGAGACTGCGAAGTATCTTTTAATTGGAAGTATATTTGTAATAATATTTTTGTTTTTTCTTTTGCCTTCTATGTATGTGCCTATTCTTATTTACTATAATATTTTCCTTGCCATTTTAGTGAACACTGCTATTTCTACTCTTATAGGACAAGAGATAAGTTTTTTGACAAGGATGCTTGTTAGCATTCTTCAGATGGGTGTTACTATGGATTATGCTATTTTTCTATATCACAGATATGAAGAAGAAGCAAAGAATCATAGCAGAGAAGAGGCTGGTTGGATTGCTGTAAAGACTACTGCTACAAGTATTATTGCAAGTGCAGGAACGACTATAGCAGGATTTCTTGCTATGACTCAGATGAAGTTTGGCCTTGGAAGAGATATGGGATTTATTCTTGCAAGAGGAGTTTTAATATCTCTTATTTTTTCTCTAACTATTTTACCTGTTCTCTTTTATCATTTTTATAATAAGTGGGCAAATGCTAAGAGATGGGTTTTAAGACTTTCTGGAGAAAGGCTTTTTAATTTTATAGTAAAGGCAAGACCAGTAATTTTTGCCATGTTTATTGTTGGTGTATTAGCCATTCTTTTAGCTCCTAGATTTCCCATGGATTATAAGCTTTTGAGAGGTTTTCCAGAAAATGTCTCCTCTATGGTAGGCCAGAGAAAAATGGAAGAAATATTTGAAAAGAAATCTACTATTTTCCTTGTGGGACAAGAAACTCCAAAGAATTGGCAAGAAATTTTAAAAATCTTAAAGAATGAAAATAATATTACAGGAATTATTGGATACTACGATATGGTAGATCCTCTTTTACCTGAATATATGGTGCCCGAAAATGTAGTTAAGAACTTTTTTAAGGATGGTTTGTCTTACATGGCTTTGGATACAAAGTTTGAATATGGCACTTCAGACTCTTACAAATTTGTAGAGGGTTTGAGGGAAAATATTGAGAAAAAATATAACGTGAAAATTACTGGAGTTCCTGTTTTAAATTATGATTTAAGAAATGTTACCACTAATGATCTTAACAGAGTAAACTTATTATCTATTTTGGCCATATTCCTTATAATTGCTCTATCCTTCTTATCTGTTCCTGTGCCTTTTCTTTTGGTGTTAGTTATTGAGATGGCTATTACTGTTAACCTTCTTATAGATTATCTTACCTATGGATTTGTGTTTTTCTCGTCCAATTTGTTTATAGGTGCAATTCAGCTTGGAGCTACCATAGATTATGCAGTACTACTTACTTCTAGATATCTTGAGGCAAAGAGTAAGGGTTTTGATAAGGCTTCAGCGGCACATTTTGCCTTTGAGGGTATAAACAGTATCTTAACCAGTGCAGGTACCATGTTCTTTATAGCACTACCTTTAGGAATTTTTTCAGAGATCTTTATGGCACAAAATCTTGCTATGCTTGTGAGTAGGGGCGCAATAATAAGTGTACTTTTTGTTACAATGTTTATTATTCCCCTGCTTGTTACCTTTGATCCTATTATTGAAAAGTTAACCTTTATTAGGAAGGAGGGAAAATAA